One Silurus meridionalis isolate SWU-2019-XX chromosome 10, ASM1480568v1, whole genome shotgun sequence genomic window carries:
- the LOC124392307 gene encoding claudin-23-like, with protein sequence MRASGILIFGFVSAPCGWILTLTSTVPPNWRTIHNITGQPLDIILHQGIWDICKSLTTSRDVLCNHEDIEYFNNQIIEVARRMMVASLIVTLIGLSLMTVGTTCWTDTPKMKLAGFGGFLISCSGILAIIPITWYNHILMDINAPSSDIRIGYCIILGYTGGLAELLGGFVIFMWIYRCCGGEHRRDRPEISIELGNKTTAPGTGGALSRANSVPVHTEKQDLNFWRENRPNNISLTL encoded by the coding sequence ATGCGAGCGTCCGGTATTTTAATATTCGGTTTCGTTTCCGCGCCTTGCGGCTGGATTCTGACCTTGACGAGTACCGTGCCACCAAACTGGCGTACTATCCACAACATCACTGGGCAGCCTTTGGATATAATATTGCACCAGGGCATCTGGGATATCTGTAAGTCCTTGACaacatccagagacgtcctgtGCAACCACGAGGACATTGAATACTTTAATAACCAGATCATTGAGGTCGCGCGCAGGATGATGGTTGCATCTCTGATAGTGACTCTTATCGGGCTTTCTTTAATGACAGTCGGAACCACCTGCTGGACCGACACACCGAAGATGAAGCTGGCAGGTTTTGGTGGTTTTCTCATCTCGTGTTCCGGGATTCTGGCAATCATCCCTATCACCTGGTACAACCACATCCTAATGGACATCAACGCTCCGTCTTCAGACATCCGTATTGGATACTGCATTATACTGGGCTACACAGGAGGACTAGCAGAACTTCTTGGCGGATTTGTGATATTCATGTGGATATACCGATGTTGTGGAGGAGAACATCGTAGAGACAGACCCGAGATAAGTATTGAACTCGGGAATAAGACCACCGCGCCAGGCACCGGTGGGGCTCTGAGCCGCGCAAACAGCGTACCGGTGCACACTGAGAAACAAGACCTCAACTTCTGGCGAGAAAACAGACCAAACAATATATCACTCACCCTGTAA
- the hrh2a gene encoding histamine receptor H2a yields MWSQIGLGVILSFLILLTVCGNVLVCLAVCATRRLRSVTNCFIVSLAITDLLLGVLVLPFSTLIEVTGDWPLGAHFCNVYISMDVMLSTASILNLLAISIDRYIAVTVPLRYPTLVLPWHVGTSLAVIWVVSIGVSFVPIHLGWNTVDQTVQNHGKDDPAEDCRFELNPTYVLVDSVATFYLPLVAMCWTYYRVFRIARAQAKRILSIHRACSATTMSSLSGVSMLALREHKAAVRLAVVLGAFVVCWFPYFTFFTIMGIRKEPDLPRMAYSVVLWLGYANSTLNPFLYAALNRDFRSAYGRLLFGWRGNNTPTGTPTTMPEAGLLNELTPSSSRAEFIPKAYVMLQDMSKGNEDETSGTSLSIVSVLSNGQNRS; encoded by the exons ATGTGGTCTCAGATAGGATTAGGTGTGATTCTATCTTTCCTCATCTTGctaacagtgtgtggaaatGTGCTGGTGTGTTTGGCTGTCTGCGCAACCAGACGCCTACGCAGTGTCACCAACTGCTTCATCGTGTCACTGGCAATTACTGACCTACTCCTGGGAGTTCTGGTCCTTCCTTTCTCTACTCTCATTGAGGTGACTGGGGATTGGCCACTGGGAGCTCACTTCTGCAATGTCTATATTTCAATGGATGTCATGCTGAGCACTGCTTCTATTCTTAATCTTCTGGCTATTAGCATAGATCGCTACATTGCAGTCACAGTGCCTTTACGTTATCCTACATTGGTGCTGCCATGGCACGTTGGTACATCGTTAGCAGTCATCTGGGTGGTGTCTATCGGGGTCTCGTTTGTTCCTATTCACCTCGGCTGGAATACAGTGGACCAGACGGTGCAGAATCATGGTAAGGATGACCCTGCGGAAGACTGTCGCTTCGAGCTAAATCCAACTTATGTACTAGTGGATTCAGTTGCAACCTTTTATCTTCCACTGGTGGCAATGTGCTGGACTTATTACCGAGTGTTCCGCATTGCACGGGCCCAGGCAAAGCGAATCCTTTCCATACATCGAGCATGCTCTGCAACCACCATGTCATCGTTATCAGGAGTGTCAATGTTAGCACTACGTGAACACAAAGCTGCAGTCAGACTAGCAGTTGTGCTGGGCGCGTTTGTAGTTTGCTGGTTtccttattttacattttttaccatTATGGGGATACGAAAGGAGCCGGATCTTCCACGCATGGCATATTCGGTGGTGCTGTGGCTAGGCTATGCTAACTCCACCCTTAACCCGTTCCTTTATGCTGCACTCAACAGGGACTTTAGGTCTGCTTATGGCAGGCTGTTGTTTGGCTGGAGGGGCAATAACACACCAACAGGAACGCCCACTACTATGCCAGAGGCTGGGTTGTTAAATGAACTTACCCCTTCCAGCAGCAGGGCAGAATTTATACCTAAAGCCTATGTCATGCTACAGGATATGAGCAAAGGAAATGAAGATGAGACGAGTGGGACATCGCTCAGCATCGTCTCGGTCCTCTCCAATGGCCAGAACAG ATCATAA